AGTGGCTGAGTGAATTCCTATATAAAAGGAAGCTACTTGCAAGAGAAAGAGTTAGATAGTAGACAATTAGCACGTAGTTAGTCATTCTTCACCTCTGTCATCTGCAAGCAAGGAATGGGAGGAACAGACGTCATTTTCCACCATTGATAACGAGGTTTTTCTAGAGAAAAGATCGAAAGAGACATCTTCTTCAACTCCTCCACCAAGTTGGTCACAAGTATTAAAAATAAGctaaagaggacaagagattgaacttTGAGGCTTgagttcttcctttttctttttcttttttttttttgcattctCGTTTACCAATTTCACTTGATTGAACTAAGATTGTTTGTTTCAAAACTTATATCTTTAATTCAATCTCATTTTCGACCATTCTCCACATtccttttgtttattttctaagtTATTTGTGTGTGTGAACTTTCTGGTTTGATGAATGCATAAAGTTTATGCTTGAATCTACCTGATTAGTTGATTGAAGTGAAAAAGCAGTTAAGTCACTCGAAAGAGTAGTTAATTGTTGAATGCATCAAGCTAGAGCGTGAAGtaattttagagataaaattgtTTATGTCTTTTGTTTGTTCTCTGTAACTAACACATGCACTCTAGAGATAAGATTAAGTGTGTCATCCGCATCGAGAAATGTTGAACATGAATTAAAGAGCAAATTTCCAACGTGTCACACATACACGTAGATTTTAGCAGACATCTGTATCATCTCCATATTCATTGTCATTGTGCTCATATAAGCTTGTTGTTCCCACGAGGAAATCAACGCATACCATTTACACTTAAGTCATTCATCCATGAACCATTTTCCCCTCTCTGAACTCCTATATCCCCTTGCATGTGTGCCAGTAGTTAGTATAAATAACCAACGCCTATCAAGTTATTAGGAAACCTTTGCAATAGATTCAAAGACCAACCCTGCATTAAGTATACTCTAGAATCTCTGTGTTTGATTCTGGGCTTACCAGGATACTTGGGTTAGATTTGTACTTGGGTCTAGTTTAAGAAGACTTGTACGCACTAGTAAGGTGTGCATGTATATCATCGGTCCAACACATAACATCTTTTGCATACCAAGAGATAGATTAAATATCCTCGTTATTTACCATCTCAATCATTCATTCTCATCATCATTCATCATTATAAATATGATCGAGGATTAAAGAAACGAACAAATAACATCTTGAAACgactaaatgaaaattaaaactaaaatctattcctcaaaaatttatttctcccattttccaaaaaacatgaaaaataaaagattcaaatatcaatgACCTGAAATTAATGCTgcaattaatatgaattagttGATTAAAAGTCAGGGTCAAAACTAGTTAAAATATTGGAAATTTATTCGgagatttattattttatttgtaatgaCGTTTTGAGTTATATAGAGTTTTAATTTGTAGTTATGAAGTTAACCTACGTTTGGTAAATAAGTTTTGAATGTCTCAATAATTATGGTTTCAttgataatcatttcattttttatttttttttcatttttaaaaattaggtctatttcctcttaattttttgtaattgtttgaatctttctttaaatataatggttgaatttttaaccaaatcccaaaaacaaaaacaacttttgaaaaactacatttttttagttttcaaactttgacttgattttttaaaccattgataaaaaaaataataaaagaagaaatttggaagttgaaatagtgtttatagactcaattttataaaataaataataaaataataaaataattatttgttagatttttaaaaacttgcttTCCAAACAACACGTTGCAATATTTCACCACTcactattcaaattaattaaatcttgaGATGATGTTCGGCATGAGATTTAATTAAACCTATATTTATGAAACCTTAAGTTTGAATAATTGGTAAAAATTAATGTATAGTACTAACTATATATTTCTTTGAGTATTGAGTTATGTATAGTACTTAAAAAGACAtcataatttgaattaaataaacttttttagttcaatatggGAGGAATTGAACTACCGACCTGTAAAACgataattgatatatttatccACCAATCttaatgaaacaaattcatatcCTAACATTTCCTTAGACTCTTGACGTAGTATTcaaagagagggagagagaataaagagaaaaaaaaagagaaagaaacttTTTAAGTTAAGTTACACAAATTTTACTCAACAACTAAATACATATttacaatattaaaatgataGACTCATGATTATAATGGTCTACTCAACAGGCTTTACTTTACTGAGGTGAAGAATGCGATTGATGAGAGTTCAATTGTAATGAAAATGTTGGGAAATGTCGCTCTCTTTATGTCTTCGTATTAGCAATCAGATTGCTTATTATGTAGTCCGTCACACTgctgaattttttaaaaatatcctttAGGTTTTTTTGCCTTTCCAATTGGAAAGCTTTGGGGAGATGTTGGGATTCTTATTTCtctagttgattttttttttttttttaaaaaaaaaggtggaGCGTTTAAAGAAGGACCCTCTCGTATCCCCCAAATTTTTAGATCTGAAAAACTACAAAGGTAAAAAACTAGTATGTGAAATATTATTTGTACCTATAAAAATGTGAAGATGTGTATTTGGATTGTGCAAACAAATAGATTATAGGCCACATTTATCTCATGTGAAAAGTAATAAATCAATGAAAATCTGAAAAGTATGTTCTATTTGATTACGTTTGACATTGTTTACTCGTGTTTCGTACTAGTATGACATTTGGATCACAttccaaatttgtaataaaaaagtGTGATCCATTTGAGAAGTAATGGTGAACAGTTCGATTGCCTTTAAAAACTACGTTATCGTTACAGTTATGGTATTGTTACAACTAAGAACCACAAAATCTATCACATTTACCATTCTTGTTTGACCCTAAAAGATTATGGTAACGATAACAGTAAATATGACAAATTCATATTTTATGgagtatatttataattaagtcCTATATAGTTTTCTTATTCAAAAGAAATAGAACATGGGGGAATACTTGGGGATATTTTTGTAGGGTAAACTAAAGTTTattgagaaaataaaaatctatcaaCTTTTTCATAAAAAAGCTCTCTAATCTTTTGCTTGCATTACCCAACcttttttcatattatttttttcttttatcactCTTGTTCTAGTTCTAACTCCCTTTTTTGCTCTTTTTTGAATTCATTTGACGTCTGAAAAAACTTTATTTGTTGTCATCAAGCGTCACAGATTACCAAAAGAAGATGGAATGAATCTTGTTAGTCGTCATTGGAGGTTAAATATAGGGAAGGGAAGGATTGTTGTTATCAGAGATAAAATATAGACGAGAGGGAGTCTTAGAAGGGGAAATAAAATGATGGTTGAGAACGAGAGAAacatgagaaaataaaataataaaaattaaaattaaaaaggaaactTACTTGAAAAACgatcaaattacatttttagtccaattttttaaattaatttatcaaataatcCAATAATTGGGGGAAGGTAAAGCAGGTGGTGAGGCAACAAAAAAACAGATGAGAAAACAGAGATAGTGAGAGAAAAGCCCTAGGAAGAAGAGCATCGAAATCATCGAAGAAGAAAGGCACGTGCGAGAGGAGGGTAGACACGTGCCAATCCCagggctaaaaaaaaaaaaaaaaaaacccttcattttcattgttcaagaccaccTTCTCCTTCAACTGCCTAACCGAAAAAGACTGGCTCTTAATACCACAAAGCCCTTTTCTTCTCTTACTCACTTCTTAAGAACTATCGCCACTTCTTTTATCTCAAACCCCAAAACACAACGCCTCGTTTCTGTCGATCTCTTCGATGCTAGATTGATTCCTCCTCTTCATTTCTTTTAAGACAGATCCTTCTTCCGCATCTTTCCTCCGGGGATCTCACGCCTTTCCCAGCCAATTTCGGGTAATTTTCTTAAACAATCAAGTCATTTTTCTGGGAGTCTTGGCTTCGATTTCGATTCATGCATTCATCAATCTAACTGGGTTGATTCTGTTTGTTTGATTGGGAAATGGGGTTGTTTCGGATTTGGGATTTGTTCAATTCCTCCCATACTTAGCTGAATGATCAATTTGGTTGGTTTTCGAAGCGTAGGGTTCTGTTTCTAATGCTCTCTGCATTCTTTTTTCCCCTCTGCTTTCAGATTTATAATTCCGGAGGCAATATATTGTGTTTGTTTGAGATCTCATTGGTGGGTTTTCTGTTTTTTAGCTGAAAATTAATTCGTGTGCGATTTGGAGAAGGGAATGGCGTCTATTTCTACTCCTCCAGCTTGGTTCTCTAGTTCTTCGGCATCTGATCTTCTTCGAAGCTCGAGTAATGGCGTTAGTGGTATTCCTTTGAGGGCACTggggagagcgagattcaaCCCAAGAAGGAAGGATATGTCAGTAAGTGCTAAGTTAAGGAAGGGGAAAAAACACGAGTATCCATGGCCGGATGATGCGGATCAGAATGTTAAGGGTGGAGTTCTTACTCATCTCTCACATTTCAAGCCTTTGAAAGAGAAGCAGAAGCCCGTTACTCTTGATTTTGAAAAACCACTTGTTCTTCTTGAGAAGAAGATTATCGATGTTAGTATTTCCTTTTACTGATCTTTGTTGCTTCTTCTAGTGGGATCTCTGTCATCTTCTTTGGCAATGATTGTCTTTTCATTCTGGATACAGGTGCGGAAAATGGCTCATGAAACTGGTCTAGACTTCAGTGATCAGATTATTTCCttagaaaataaatatcaaCAGGTTTGTTAATGTTCTTACTATTCAAAGAATTCTTATTCGAATAAGTGTTGAAAATAATTCTTTTTCACATGATGAATTTGATTACTTCTCGTGGCTGGCTTCAGGCTTTAAAGGACTTGTACACTCATTTGACTCCTATACAACGTGTCAATATAGCTCGGCATCCTAACAGGCCAACTTTCCTTGATCACGTGTTCAATATCACTGAGAAGGTTTGGTGCTCTTTATACTGTGATGAATGTGATATTGAAAGATTTGGATTGTGGATTTGCTCATGTTAATGCAAGAAATATTTTTTACATCTCTGCCTTACAGTTTGTTGAGCTCCATGGAGATCGATCAGGGTATGATGATCCTGCCATTGTTACTGGTATAGGAACCATAGATGGGAGAAGGTACATGTTCATGGGTCATCAAAAGGGGAGAAACACAAAAGAAAATATTCAGCGTAATTTTGGAATGCCTACACCACACGGGTATGTTGAGTCATAGAGACCCATGGTGTTATACACTATATATAATAGTACAGGAGTTTTGAAGTAGAAAAGAAATATGAATTAATGCTAGTCGATTGCTAACTTGTTGGAGAATTTGAAGTTTGGGTATTGGATATTTAGTCCTGATTATAAGTTTTGCTTACTTCCGAACAGTTATCGGAAGGCACTTCGCATGATGTACTATGCAGATCACCACGGGTTCCCAATTGTTACTTTCATTGATACACCAGGTGCTTTTGCCGACCTCAAATCTGAGGAACTGGGTCAAGTATGTGACAAAGTATTCTTTTATCTTAGAAGCTCTTCTTTTATCTGGAGAACTGATTTGCTTCATTCATTTGCAGGGTGAAGCTATTGCTCATAATTTGAGGACTATGTTTGGTCTCAAGGTACCAATAATTTCAATTGTCATTGGAGAAGGTGGTTCTGGTGGTGCCCTGGCGATCGGTTGTGCTAATAAGTTGCTAATGCTCGAGAATGCAGTTTTCTATGTCGCGAGGTGCATTTCATGCCTAGTGTTTTAGTAAATTAAGACAACTTCACTATGATATCTAGTAAATTTCTGGGTTACCATTTATTGATGACcagtaaatcttaaaatttgttATGCATGCTGATCACTTTTTCTCCTTCTGTTCTTTTGTCTAATCTTAATACTAGTCCCGAAGCCTGTGCTGCAATCTTGTGGAAGAGTGCAAAAGCTTCCCCAAAGGTTTTTATACATTCAACGCTTAGTGTCCTCTTTTGAAGGTTTATacgagtttatttatttatttattattctttatttatttatttgcaggcAGCAGAGAAGCTAAAAATTACTGCATCGGAGTTGTGCAGATTACAAATTGCCGATGGCATAATCCCAGTAATGATGCTTTCCTTGACATATCTTGTTATTGCATTGCATATTCTTTTCTTGTCTACTCTATCCTGAATTCAGGACCATTTGTAACCTCTTAGAAATGAGTACAGGTGAAAGTAAAACATTTAATGCTATTCAAACGTTTCTAAAGTTagttaatttgtttttcttttagtttcttCCTCTCCACCACAATAACTGCAACTCTAAATTGAATGGCTTTTCTATAACTTCCTTGAGCCTTTAATTTAGGCTTTCCTCTCGCATCTTATTGTTTTGATAAAATGTTATATGTtgtatgtttcttttttcttttcttgtttttgaaGAAACTTAACTCGTAACATTTTTCAACCATCATTGTGCATTGAATTAACTTTGAATCGATGCTTCTCAGTAACTTCTTTTAGCTTCAGGTTGAGGTTCCCTTTGTATATTTCATTGTTTTGATGAAAATTGGTCTgtgttttttttcccctttttctttttaaagattATTTTGTATCTCCAATAATTTCAAGCATGGTTGTTCACAGGAACCTTTGGGCGGCGCACATGCAGATCCTACTTGGACCTCGCAACAAATAAAATTTGCGATAAATGAGACCATGGATGTAGGTCCTTGAATTCTTCTAAAACAATGAAACCTGCTCATGGTAGCCTATACATTAATGAGGTTTTTCGCACGTCATTTCAGGAGCTTTTGATGATGGACACGGAAAAACTATTAAAGCATCGAATGCTGAAATTCCGTAAAATTGGTGGGTTTCAAGAAGGCATTCCAATTGACCCAAAGAGGAAAGTCAAcatgaaaaagaaggaagaaccAATAGTTGGGAAGACCTCAGTTCAGGAACTAGAAAGTAAGGTGGAAAAAGTGAAACAACAAATATTGAAAGCCAAGGAATCCTCCTCCACTGGGCATTCAGATTTGGATCTTAATAAAATgattgaaaaattaaagaaagaagttgattttgaattttctgCGGCAGTAAAGGCCATGGGACTAAAGGACAGACTTGCCACGCTGCGAGAAGAGTTTTCGAAAGCAAAATCTCAAGACCAACTTATCCATCCAgcattgaaagaaaaaattgagaagCTTAGAGATGAATTCAACCGGGGGTTGGCTAAAGCTCCTAACTACGAGAAACTGAAGAACAAACTTGACATGTTAAAGGACTTGTCTCAATCCAAGGCTCTCTCAGTGAGGGATGTTAAGGAGGCCTCATTGAAGCAGGAAATCAACAAAAAATTTGCAGAGGTTCTGAGTCGACCCGATGTACAAGAGAAATATGAATTGCTGAGGGCTGAAATCGAAAATTCAGGGGCATCTACGTACAAGGATTTAGACCCTGAACtgcaaaataaaattgataaagtAAAGAAGGAAATGCAAGGGGAGTTGGTAAATGCCCTCAACTCCTTGGGTTTAGATGTTGAGGTATTAACATCAAAAGCACAGGTCCTTAGCGAGAAGTCTTCATTATCACTATTCAAACCAAAGATAGAAATGTTAAATGAGGAAATTAATCAGGGAATTGAAAGTGTTGCAAGCAGAACAGATTTAAAAGATATGATTGAATTACTGAAACTGGAGGTAGCTAAGGCTGGAAAGACACCAGATGCAACCtcaaaaaatagaatttggtcTCTGGAGCAACAAATAAAGGAGAAGCTTGCTGCTGCATTGGAATCTTCagacttgaagaagaaacatgAAAAACTGAGGGAGGAGATATTAGCAACTGCAGAATCAGGGTTTGATCGTACAGAAGGTGATAGTTCGGTGTACGGTGATGCCAGAATTCAGATGAATTCGGGTGCTGAACATACCTTCGCTTAATGtgagtttttcaatcttttttacCACATTAAAGGAACACGCACACATTTTGATGCAGAGAAGTACATAGTAACTTGAATGGCTTGGTGCATCAaaatctttatttaaaaaaaaaaaaaacctactctttcccttttcttcaTGTTCTGATCAACATTGAAAAATACAATTATCTCAATAGTTGTGACATATTTTCTTAACCTTGAGGTTGAGGAGGTACGTAGAATATGGATGATGGAACAGCTCTTTGCCAGTGGATGCAAAATGAGTTAGTTGAAGAGTTTTACttattaacttttcaaatttttgcagTGCGTTTATCACCAGTATGCATGACCAGGACCATGtttaagaagaaaaagtttGGTGTAACTGGAAATTAGTTAGAGCTTCCACAATGGCCAGAAAACCAAGTTAGCCGTTTCCGCTTCTAACCTGAATACGGCATCGCATGATTTTGATAGGTTACAAGATTTAGCATGAACAGGAGCAGGAAGGACACGGCAGAGCTATATTTTCATTTCTCCTGTTCTCAGGGatatttcttttctaaattaGGTCTCTTGAATTTTAAGTTATTTATCTGGCTTCTGGTTTTGTTGTTGCTGTGTTTCTTATTTTAACATTAATAGATCCGAATAGCTTTGTATAGATTGCAAGAGTATCTTGGAGGCTAATAATGCTTGTCAGActttttaaaatgatacattttcCCACTTTTGATGATTGATCATGATTGTTTAGAAACTAAACATCCTGGTTGGAACATGGAATTTGGACCAAAGGGTTTAATGGTCTGTTCCAAATGCAATACTAGCAGCTTCTCTTTTAATTGCCTTTGAGGTATGCTGGTTTACAGTCTACTTGGGCTCAAACAAGCAGGTCAGCTCAGCCATACTTGATAGTTCTCTCTTTTCGACTtgtttcatttcatttcatctCTCTCATCTATGAGATAATTCTCTTGTATCTTGGAATGTGTCATATTTTACCCTTTTAACTGTACTTTTAGCGTTGTCTCGTCCGGTTTAGAAATATACTCTTGACTAAAAGGTTATATCTTCAACCCTGGATAtcgttgaactaaaaaaaaaatctactagTTCAACAAAACTCTACTTTTAGAAGATTTTGCAACCATCTTTTCAGTATTCTTTACGTGATTTCAAAAGTTGTCGTTCTTGCTTATCCTTTGCAATCTTTATGCAATTTCAGCAATGCACTTTGGCAAATATCATATCTTTGCTGAATTTCTCAATGCTTAAGGGGAGATGATTGATAGTAGATTTTCACTCACAAATGTCATTTTTGTAATTCTTGTATTATAGTTTGGTATTTGTTGTAGCTTGCTCTTTACTaaactatatataaaataataataataataataataataataatgtattttgtcatttaaaaataTCTCTATACCTTCAAAACATGCAATTTACTTATTTGGGGAGTAGAAATTCTTTAGAATTTTGGATGAATTTGAGACTTGAAATGAAATGGCAATGATTTAGAGTATAAccttttgaaagtataaaaaattatatcactatataaataattatgtcactatcaattattattgttataagTGATTTTGGATTGTATGGCATAATCGACAAAAGATAAGAACATAAGTAACCTGACTAAAAAAATGACAAGATTTCGGCCAACAATAGCACCCTAAGACCATAATGGGTCTAGGAGAGGTTGAGGTCAAGGCTAACAAAATACTTAACAAGGACATGCATCCTAATAGTATCACCCTAAGGCGAAAATGGACCGAGGGGAGAGGTCGAGCCTGAGCTTGAGCCTTGCAAAATGGCCAATAAGTCATGCCCTATCGTATGTCCGAAGATAAAGGGTTATCCTAATGTACCTCCTCTGTGGATGATACCTATGTCATCATATAAATACAACATTATAACTCACGATAAAGTATGTCAACTTTCATTCTCAGAATCCTAAAACTCTAGCACTCTTCCACCCTCTGACTTAAGTACCTCACGTAAATTTCTTCTAAATATATTTAACATTGttgtcataattttttttcttggacGAATTTTGACATCAACAGTGGTTATTATTGCTATTATTTTAACAATAACATCACCAAACGTTTACTAACTGTTACTTCAACAAAGTATTGAGAAGCACTTTGATCAATGATCTTATTCAGTAAATTATTACTGTATCGAATTATTGTCTTTGTTACAAAAAGTATCGTGCAAGATAAAATTTCTGTATCAAACTACTGTCTTGAATCCAACTTTGAAACTACATTTTCTTCTCTACCGAATAACTTGGTTTGGAGTTGGCCCATTTTGCCAATAGTTAATTATTATGTAAAAAATGTAACATGCCACGTAATGTGTCATACCCAATTTAGTTCAAGTAGCTAGATTTAAAACTAAATAGTATTTGAAGGACCAGGTTGACTTgtaatttttagaattaaatgtacaattttcataaattatttgcTTACTAAAAATGATACTTATAAGTTAACAATAAAGGAGCtgcatttttaataattaaactttGATATAtaagtcttctcttccattTTTTTAGTGGTTGGTGTAATAACTTAACACAGGTTTGATTATTAAGTACTTTAGTATATTTGTTGTGGGACCAAAAAATACACACAAACAAAAAGGAAAGAGACTCCCTTAGCTTATATTATCTATATTTATCaatatttgttttagtttttcatCCCCGACTTTCTTTTCCGAGTATTTTATTGTTAAGTAAGTGTGTGACAGTCAATTTGAGTATAACTCAATGAATAAGATGCCAATTATTATTGCGTTCTAAAggtcattgtttttttttttttttttttaagaaaacaataGTAAAGTTGTATCAGGTCATTTGCCTTACTCGACTGTATGTTTTCCCGACGGTGATGTCCATTGTTTAATACTCTAATTTTTTTGATTTCCCTTTGCTTTTTTTATTACTCATCGCACATGCATAGTTTCAATGTCGGTTCCCAAACCAAAACAACTCGATCTTcctattattgaattaaaaaaagttgtATTGACGCTGcgattcaaattttgtttgttgcAAGGATTTTATCAATATCGTGTGATCACATGCTaaataaattttagttatttcttttttcttgttcAATGAGCAGGAGTTGAGATTTAGTTTGTTctcaaaaattataaattgaatGATGATACTACTTTTGTGGAACAGGACTATAAAATTATATACATTTAGTTATAAAAGTTTTAGATGTTGGTGCAATGTTATCGgtggaatatttttttttttttaacttgttATTTTTCgccaaattaatttcatttaaaacatcccatctaaatattatatataccaTCGATCAACCGATTAGATGTTCAAATCTTCTATTCCTACTTAAAACTAAAAAGATTctctagaaaataaaaataaataatcaagaGCTAAATCCAAAATGAATACTTACAATTACGATCATATGAATGGTCACGAATGACCTATTTAACATGGATATTTACAAAATTACTGTAATCTGAAAAGAAACTTACAAGTTTAGTTATTTCCATTTGAGTGAAATGTGTACTTATTGTATGcgttttatcaataaaaataaatccaaCAACTTTTTCTTGTCAAGATATTAGATTTCTTGTACCTTGCCTTCACTCGTATAAAGCTAAGATGTAAAATTTCTTTAGTTTGACACCCCAATAAAATCTATATAACCTGGATTGTTTTCCgacatggaaaaataaatataaatatttataaatataacaaaatgtcgtTATTTATTAGTTAGATACGAATATACATCAATAGATGATAATAGACTATCAGTGTTCATCATTAATACATTGTAATATTTTgttacatttaaaaatattttaagcaattttgtcatttaaaacaattgtcCATATAAATTTTGTCCAAGTAAGCACAATTAAATTGATATCTAATATGTGTTAATGAGAAAGAAATATGTGGTTTGAATTCTCAattttattatactaaaaaaatataggcAGA
The nucleotide sequence above comes from Benincasa hispida cultivar B227 chromosome 3, ASM972705v1, whole genome shotgun sequence. Encoded proteins:
- the LOC120073345 gene encoding acetyl-coenzyme A carboxylase carboxyl transferase subunit alpha, chloroplastic, with translation MASISTPPAWFSSSSASDLLRSSSNGVSGIPLRALGRARFNPRRKDMSVSAKLRKGKKHEYPWPDDADQNVKGGVLTHLSHFKPLKEKQKPVTLDFEKPLVLLEKKIIDVRKMAHETGLDFSDQIISLENKYQQALKDLYTHLTPIQRVNIARHPNRPTFLDHVFNITEKFVELHGDRSGYDDPAIVTGIGTIDGRRYMFMGHQKGRNTKENIQRNFGMPTPHGYRKALRMMYYADHHGFPIVTFIDTPGAFADLKSEELGQGEAIAHNLRTMFGLKVPIISIVIGEGGSGGALAIGCANKLLMLENAVFYVASPEACAAILWKSAKASPKAAEKLKITASELCRLQIADGIIPEPLGGAHADPTWTSQQIKFAINETMDELLMMDTEKLLKHRMLKFRKIGGFQEGIPIDPKRKVNMKKKEEPIVGKTSVQELESKVEKVKQQILKAKESSSTGHSDLDLNKMIEKLKKEVDFEFSAAVKAMGLKDRLATLREEFSKAKSQDQLIHPALKEKIEKLRDEFNRGLAKAPNYEKLKNKLDMLKDLSQSKALSVRDVKEASLKQEINKKFAEVLSRPDVQEKYELLRAEIENSGASTYKDLDPELQNKIDKVKKEMQGELVNALNSLGLDVEVLTSKAQVLSEKSSLSLFKPKIEMLNEEINQGIESVASRTDLKDMIELLKLEVAKAGKTPDATSKNRIWSLEQQIKEKLAAALESSDLKKKHEKLREEILATAESGFDRTEGDSSVYGDARIQMNSGAEHTFA